In Caulobacter sp. X, the sequence AGAGGGTGTTGTCCTGGCCGGGCGGGGATAGGCGCGGCGCAGGTCACGCAGCACAGGGGGATGGCATGATCGAACGGACCCTGGACGACATCGACGCGGCGGATCTGGCTCGTCTGATCGAAGCTGGACGACCTGAAGGTCGGCGGCTCGACTACAAGCTGACGCTACCTGGACGGGGCGACGCCGACACCAAGGAGTTCCTGGCCGACATCACCGCCCTGGCCAATACCGATGGCGGCGATCTGATCTACGGCATGCGTGACGTTGAAGGCGTCGCCGCGGAACTGGTGGGCCTGCCGACCGAGGGTCTGGATGGCGAGATCCTGCGGCTGGAGAGCCTGGTGCGCGATGGCATGGATCCGCGCGTGCCACGGGTGCGCTTCCACGTAACGCCGTTGGAAGGTGATCGCGTGGCGCTGATCGCTCGGGTCGGGGCGAGCCTGGTGGCGCCGCATCGCGTCACCCTCAAGGGCACGAGCCGCTTCTTCGCGCGAAACAGCCGGGGGAAATACGAGATGGACACCGGTGAGCTGCGTCTGGCCTTTGCGGCCTCGGACCAGACGCCCCGCAAGCTGCGCGACCTGCACACAGCGGCGGTTCAGGCGATCTCTGGCGAGAACATGCCTTGTCGGCTGGAGGCTGGTCCGGCCTTGGTCCTGACCCTGGCGCCCCTGTCGATCCTACGCGAACCCCGCGATCTGGCGGAAAATGCGCTGCTGCCGCCGCTGCACGGTCGGGGTTACGACATGGCGGTGGGGCTCGATGGGGTGATCGCCTTCGTTCCCCTCGGGCACACTGAGGAGGCGACCACCGGCTGGGCTGTGAACCATCGTCGCGGCTACATCGATGTGGCGACGGTCATCGGCGCCACGCGGGAGGGGCAGGGGCGCGTCTGGCCTCAGCGCTTTCGTGAGGCCCTGTTCGGGACCGTGCGCCATGGCCTGACGCGGCTCCGGAATCATGGGGTCGAGGGCCCCTGGACACTCATGGCCACGGTGTTGGGCGTGCGCGACTTCATGTTGATCGGTGGCTACGACTTCTCCGCCGGACCCGCCTTCCAGAATATCGCCTATCTGGGCGAGGTCCTGGACGACACGCTGGCGAATGACAGCCTCGAACCCCTGTGGGCTGCGTTCCTGCGCTTATTCGGGGTCGAGGATCCACGGATGTGGAAGGTCGACTAGCTGGGCGGTTCGACTTGGTGCTCGTGAGCGCGCTGTCCTCGGCAGGGCGCTGGGCGGCTAGGCGACGGGCGTCTTGGAGTGAAGCCCAAGACGCCCTTCAGTACCTTAGCAGACCACGGCGAGGCCTCCGCTATTGCAGAGGATCAACGCTTGGTCGCCCACAACGAACATGTGGAAGCCTCGGCGACGGACCTCGGCCTCCAGCAGCGCCATAGAAGCGTGGAAATTGACCCAGCCGATATTGCGGCGGACGAGCCCGCCGTTGCGAGCTTGTCGAGAGCGGAAAATTTGTTGAATGAATGGATTATACAATCTATTTTGTCCTTATTGATTTCAGTTCATTTGATTTCTTTCTCAGCCGTCGGTTTGAAGGGCGCTGAAAACGGGTAGAGGAATTCCAACCGTACCTATATACTATCACATAACTTGCCCCTTGTCAAGCTTGGTTAACGCCGTTCGCCGAGTTGGCGTTCGCTCGATCAGGCGTGGGAACGGGCCAGATAGGGTTCCGCCCGGCGCTTTCGCGCCGGGCTTCCCCCTCTACGGAGAGCGACCGGCGGGCACGCTCGGTCCCGCGGCTTTCGCCGCTCCCTCGGGCGCGCCCCTTCGGGCGGCTGGCGCCGCCGCCGGCCGCTCGACGCCGCTTCCCGCCCGCGCCGGACGCGGGCTCCTTGCAGGCTTCATCTTTGCTAGGGCGCCGGCCTGGCGGCCGGCCGCGTGCTGGGGCTCTGCCCCTAGCGCACTTCGGATCGGCTTCCGCCCAGCTTCGGGCGTGAGACGGCGATCGGGCATCCGGACAGGCGCGCCCTGCAGCCGGGTCCCCGCGAAGCCGCCCCTCCGTTTGCCCCCGGTCTCGCCGACGGGCGCCGGGTTCGAGCGCGCCTTTTGCGCTCGAACCCGTCAGCCCAAGGAGGCTTTCATGACCGAGGAAGACCACGCCGCCGCCATCGCGGCCCTGAACGACGCCTGCCGCGCCGAGCCCGGCGCGGGCTGGACCCTGACCCCTGGGGTGCGAACCCTGCCCGAGGCCAAGCTGGCCCAGGCCCTGGCCGGGGTCACCGCCTTCGCTGACTTTTCCGAGGACAACGACCCCCACGGCGAGCGCGACTTCGGCGCCTTCGAGGTCGGGGGCGCGCGCCTGTTCTGGAAGATCGACTACTACGACCTCGACCTCTGTATGGCCTCGCCCGATCCGGCCGACCCGGCCGTGACCAAGCGGGTCCTGACCCTGATGCTGGCCGAGGAATACTGACGGGGCCGGGGCTGGGGCGGCCTGGCCGCCCCGGTCTTGGGTGACTAGGGCAGGGGGCTTACGGCAGCGCTTGGCGCCGCGCGCCGCCGCTTTGGGCGGCGGCGCGTCGGGTCATTGGCGCGCAGGTCGGGCGGGGCCTTAGCCCCCGTGGAGCATCGTCCACACCTTCCAGCCGCCGGTCACCACGGTCAGGACGGGCGCGGCGATCGTGCAGACCAGCACCACCGGGTTGCTCTTCAGCCATTGCACCAGGCCGCCAGCGGCGCCGATGCGGTCGGCCAGCGAGGCCTCGGTCTTCAGAGTGTCTTCGTTGGCCTTGGTCGCCACCGCGTACATCAGGTCGACGCGATTGTGCAGGGAGCGGTCGACCACTTCGAAGTCGCCGCGCTCCAGCGCCGCGGCCTGTTCGGCGCCATCGACCAGGTGCTTGGTGACCAGCCGGTTGCGCTCGGCCAGGCTCCGCAGGCGGTTGTCCCGCGCCGCGTAGTTGTCGCCATAGAGATCGATCATCCGAGCGGCCAGGTCGACGCGAAGCGCCTCGGGGATCTTGACCGGCCGGCCACCGAGCTGGCGATAGCGGTTTTCCAACGCGGCGAAGCCAAAGGTGGAGTCGCGCATGTTCCAGTGCAGCCAGTGCGTCGCGGCCAAATGGCTGCTGACGAAGGCGTAGAAGGCCTTGAACATCTCGCGCTCGGCCTGGTCGAGTTCCTGCGGGGTGGCCTTGGCCGGTTCCACGCCCGCTCGACGCAGCATGGTGCTCATCTCGAAGCTCTGGGTGGCCCCACTGCCCAGGTTGCGCGCGGCGATCGCGGTGACGCGACGGTCGGGCTTTTCGAACCCCTCGCAGGCATAGTGAACCACGAAGGCGTGGGCGCGGGAGGCCATGGAGCGGGCGATTTCTTCGCGCGCGGCGGTCCGGCGGGTCAGGGTCGTGGTCATGCTCAGGCTTCCTTCGACGTCGCCTTCTTGGGCGCGCTGTTACGCACGGCCCGGCTACGATCGCGTTCGGCCTGATCGGCCGCGGCCTTCAGCGCCTTGGCCGCCGCTTCGAGACGGGCGACCAGCGGCGTCAGATCGTAGCGGTTGGAGGTCTGGCCGCCGTGCGCCCGGTGACGGGCTTCCGAAACGATCAGGCCGCCGTCCAATCGCCAACGCCACCGTGGCCGCCCGCGAGGGGGTCTCGGTGCGCGTGCGCGACGTCGCCGTGGTCAAGGTCGGCGGCGCCCTGCGCACCGGCGCGGCCTCGGAGAACGGCGAGGAGGTGGTGATCGGCACGGTGCTGATGTTGACAGGCGAAAACAGCCGCACCGTCGCTGGCGCCTCGGCCGAAAAGCTGGCCGAGGTCGCCAAGAGCCTGCCGCCAGGCGTGAAGGTCCAGGTGGTCTACGACCGCTCCAAGCTGGTCGGGGCGACCATCAAGACCGTCGAGAAGAACCTGGTCGAAGGCGCGATGCTGGTCATCGTCGTGCTCTTCCTGCTCCTGGGCAACTTCCGCGCCGCCCTGATCACCGCCCTGGTCATCCCGCTCTCCATGCTGATGACCGCCATCGGCATGAACCGGCTGGGCGTCTCGGGCAACCTGATGAGTCTCGGCGCGCTGGACTTTGGCCTGATCGTCGACGGCGCGGTGATCATCGTCGAGAACGCCTTGCGGCGTCTGGCCGAGCGCCAGCACCACGAAGGCCGTCTTTTGACCCTGACCGAACGGCTGTCGGAGACCCGCGAGGCGGCCCGTGAAATGATCGCCCCCACCGTCTACGGCCAGGCGATCATCCTCCTGGTCTACGCCCCGCTGCTGACCTTCACCGGCGTCGAGGGCAAGACCTTCTCGCCGATGGCCATCACGGTGATGCTGGCCCTGGCCGCGGCCTTCGTGCTGTCGCTGACCTTCATCCCGGCCATGATCGCGCTCGTCATCCGCGGCAAGGTCGCCGAGAAGGAAGTCGCGCCGGTCCGCTGGACCAAGGCCCGCTACGCGCCGCTGCTGAGCAAGGTCGTGGCCCGGCCGCTGCCGGTGATCCTGGCCTCGGTCGGCATCTTCGCCGCCGCGGCGGTGACCTTCGCGTTCCTGGGCCGGGAGTTCACGCCCCAGTTGGACGAGAAGGACATCGCCGTCCAGGCCCTGCGGATCCCCTCGACCTCGCTGGAACAGTCGCTGCGCATGCAGCGGCGGATCGAGCGCGTGGTCGCCACCTTCCCCGAAGTGGCCTTCGTCTATTCCAAGACCGGCACGGCCGAGGTGGCCAGCGACCCGATGCCGCCCAACGCGGCCGACGCCTTCGTCATCCTCAAGCCGCAGAAGGACTGGCCCAACAAGAACGAGACCAAGGCGCAGCTGATCGAACGCATCGAAAAGAAGCTCGAAGGGCTCACAGGCAACGCCTACGAGTTCAGCCAGCCGATCCAGATGCGGTTCAACGAACTGATCGCCGGGGTGCGCGGCGATGTCGCCGTCAAGGTCTATGGCGATGACCTGGACGCCATGACCAAGACCGCCGAGGAGATCGCCACGGTCCTGCGATCGGTGAAGGGGGCGGCGGACGTCAAGGTCGAGCAGACCTCGGGCTTCCCGACCCTGGATGTCCAGCTCGATCGCGACGCTATCGGCCGCTATGGCCTGACGGTCGAGGAGGT encodes:
- a CDS encoding helix-turn-helix domain-containing protein gives rise to the protein MIERTLDDIDAADLARLIEAGRPEGRRLDYKLTLPGRGDADTKEFLADITALANTDGGDLIYGMRDVEGVAAELVGLPTEGLDGEILRLESLVRDGMDPRVPRVRFHVTPLEGDRVALIARVGASLVAPHRVTLKGTSRFFARNSRGKYEMDTGELRLAFAASDQTPRKLRDLHTAAVQAISGENMPCRLEAGPALVLTLAPLSILREPRDLAENALLPPLHGRGYDMAVGLDGVIAFVPLGHTEEATTGWAVNHRRGYIDVATVIGATREGQGRVWPQRFREALFGTVRHGLTRLRNHGVEGPWTLMATVLGVRDFMLIGGYDFSAGPAFQNIAYLGEVLDDTLANDSLEPLWAAFLRLFGVEDPRMWKVD
- a CDS encoding DUF3768 domain-containing protein; protein product: MTEEDHAAAIAALNDACRAEPGAGWTLTPGVRTLPEAKLAQALAGVTAFADFSEDNDPHGERDFGAFEVGGARLFWKIDYYDLDLCMASPDPADPAVTKRVLTLMLAEEY